The genomic window TCAGGCGGACCTTGGCGGCGGCCTCCGCGTCCAGGAGCGTCCACATGGTCGCCTTCTCGGTGTGGTCGGGCGACGAGGGATATCCGGCGGCCGGGCGGATGCCGCGATACTTCTCGGCGATCAGGTCCTCGCGGGACAGGGCCTCGTTCCGGCCGTAGCCCCAGTCGCGGCGGACCCGCTGGTGGAGCGACTCGGCGAACGCTTCGGCCAGCCGGTCGGCCAGGGCCTCGGCCATGATCACGTTGTAGTCGTCGTGCTCGCGCTTGAATCGGGCGACGACCTGCTCGATCCCGTCGCCGGCCGTCAGGGCGAAGGCCCCCAGGTAGTCCTTCCGGCCCGACGACGCCGGGGCGATGTAGTCGGCCAGGCAGCGGAAGTCGCGCTGGCCCTGCCGCTCCCACTGCTGGCGGAGGAAGTGGAGCCGGCAGCGTTCCTCGGATCGCGAGTCGTCGGTGTAGACGATCACGTCGTCGCCCTCGGAGTTCGCCGGGAAGAAGCCGTAGACGGCGTGGGCCCGGAGCGACCGATCGCGGAGGATGGCGTCGAGCAGGTCCCGGGCCCTGGCGAAGAGGTCCCGGGCCTCGGCCCCGAACGTCGGATCTTCGAGGATCGCCGGGTACTTCCCCTTCAGTTCCCAGGTCATGAAGAACGGCGACCAGTCGATGAACGGCACGAGCTCCGCGAGCGGGAAGTCGGCGAGCGTCCGCGTGCCCAGGAACTCCGGCGTCGGGATGTCGACCGTCGCCCAGTCGGTGGCGAACTTCCGCTCGCGTGCCGCGGCCAGCGTGGACAGGTTCCGCTCGCGGCGGACGGCGAAGGCCTGCCGCTCCTTCTCCTGCACCGCGCGGTTCTGGCTCTCGAACTCGTCGCGGGCGTCGGGCCGGGTGAGGCGGTCCACGACGCCGACGCATCGCGAGGCGTCCTTCACGTGCAGCACCGAGCCGCGGAACTGGGGCGCGATCTTCACCGACGTGTGCTTGGAGCTGGTGGTCGCGCCGCCGATCAGCAGCGGCGTGGTGAACCCCTCGCGTTCCATCTCCCGGGCGACGTGGACCATCTCGTCGAGCGACGGGGTGATGAGCCCGGAGAGGCCGATGATGTCGACCTTCTCCTCGCGCGCCTTGTGGAGGATGTCCTCGCAGGGGACCATCACGCCCAGGTCGATCACGTCGTAGTCGTTGCAGGCGAGGACCACGCCGACGATGTTCTTGCCGATGTCGTGCACGTCGCCCTTGACGGTCGCCATGAGGACGCGGCCGCGGGCGCGGTGCTCGTCGGCGACGCCCCCGGCGGCGATCGCCTTCGCCTTCTCCTCCTCCATGAAGGGCGTGAGGTAGGCCACGGCCTTCTTCATCACGCGGGCGCTCTTGACCACCTGGGGCAGGAACATCTTGCCGGCCCCGAACAGGTCGCCGACGACGTTCATGCCGTCCATCAGCGGGCCCTCGATGATCTCGAGCGGCCGGGAATACTGCCGGCGCGCCTCCTCGACGTCGGAGTCGATGTAGTCCAGCGTGCCCGCGATGAGCGCGTGCTTCAGGCGTTCCGCGACCGGGGCCTCGCGCCAGGCGAGGTCCTTGCCCTTGTCCTTCTTGCCGGCCGACTTCACGGTCTCCGCGAACTCCGTGAGCCGGTCGGCCGCGTCGGGCCGGCGGTTCAGCAGGACGTCCTCGACGCGCTCCAGCAGGTCCTTCGGGATGTTCTCGTAGACCTCGAGCTGGCCGGCGTTGACGATCCCCATGTCCAGCCCGGCGCGGATGGCGTGGTACAGGAACGCGGCGTTCATCGCCTCGCGCACTGTGTCGTTCCCGCGATAGGAGAACGAGACGTTGCTCACGCCGCCGGACGTCCGCACGCCCGGCAGGACCTTCTTGATCTCGCGGACGGCCTCGATGAACTCGACGGCGTAGTTGTTGTGCTCCTCGATGCCCGTGCCCACCGTGAGGATGTTCACATCAAAGATGATGTCCTCCGGCGGGAACCCGACCTCCTCGGTGAGCAGCCTGTGGGCCCGCTTGCAGATCGCGACCTTGTGATCCTTCGTGACGGCCTGGCCGGTCTCGTCGAACGCCATGACGACGACCGCCGCCCCGTACTGGCGGACGAGCCGGGCCTGCTCGAGGAACTTCGCCTCGCCCTCCTTCAGGCTGATCGAGTTGACGATCGACTTCCCCTGGACGCACTTGAGCCCGGCCTCGATGACGCTCCACTTGGAGCTGTCGATCATGATCGGGACCTTCGCGATCGCCGGGTCGGCGGAGACCAGGTTGAGGAACCGGGTCATCGCCTTCTCGCCGTCGATGAGCCCCTCGTCCATGTTGACGTCGATGATGTTCGCGCCGTTCTCCACCTGCTCGCGGGCCACGACGAGCGCCGACTCGTAGTCGCCGCTCCTGATCAGCCGGGCGAACTTCTTGGAGCCGGTGATGTTCGTCCGCTCGCCGACCATGATGAAGTTCGTCTCGGGGCGGATGACCAGCGGCTCCATCCCGCTGTACGTGGACCAGTGCGGCAGGTCCGGGACCTTCCGCGGGGGGACGCCGTCCACGGCCCCGGCGATCGCGGCGATCCAGTCCGGTCGCGTGCCGCAGCAGCCGCCGACGATGTTCAGCCAGCCGTTGCGCGCGAACTCGCCGAGGACCGCGGCGGTCTTCTCCTTGCTGCCCAGGAAGCCGCCGAAGCCGTCCGGCATGCCCGCGTTGGGGTAGCAGCTGATCCGCGTGCGGGAGATCGCCGCCAGGCTCTCCACCGAGTCCCGCATCTGCTCCACGCCCACCGCGCAGTTGAGGCCCACGGAGAGCGCCGGGAAGTGCGAGACGGAGTAGTAGAACGCCTCCACCGGCTGGGCCGAGAGCGTGCGGTGGTTGTCGAAGATCGTCCCCGAGATCATCACGGGGAGCCGCGTGCCGGACTCCTCGAAGTACGAATCGATGGCGAAGAGGCAGGCCTTC from Aquisphaera giovannonii includes these protein-coding regions:
- the metH gene encoding methionine synthase → MATTRTATSTGDLLEDILSRRIMVLDGSMGALIYSYQLTEQDVRGRRFAHHGTDLKNCTEVLVLTQPKLIEDIHREYLDAGADIIETDTFNGTSVSLEEFGLQDHVAELNRAAAEIARKVADEYTRKNPDRPRFVAGSIGPTKKQLSMGIHVEDPGRRDVTFDEMVGFYKEQVKALVEGGVDILLPETSFDTLVMKACLFAIDSYFEESGTRLPVMISGTIFDNHRTLSAQPVEAFYYSVSHFPALSVGLNCAVGVEQMRDSVESLAAISRTRISCYPNAGMPDGFGGFLGSKEKTAAVLGEFARNGWLNIVGGCCGTRPDWIAAIAGAVDGVPPRKVPDLPHWSTYSGMEPLVIRPETNFIMVGERTNITGSKKFARLIRSGDYESALVVAREQVENGANIIDVNMDEGLIDGEKAMTRFLNLVSADPAIAKVPIMIDSSKWSVIEAGLKCVQGKSIVNSISLKEGEAKFLEQARLVRQYGAAVVVMAFDETGQAVTKDHKVAICKRAHRLLTEEVGFPPEDIIFDVNILTVGTGIEEHNNYAVEFIEAVREIKKVLPGVRTSGGVSNVSFSYRGNDTVREAMNAAFLYHAIRAGLDMGIVNAGQLEVYENIPKDLLERVEDVLLNRRPDAADRLTEFAETVKSAGKKDKGKDLAWREAPVAERLKHALIAGTLDYIDSDVEEARRQYSRPLEIIEGPLMDGMNVVGDLFGAGKMFLPQVVKSARVMKKAVAYLTPFMEEEKAKAIAAGGVADEHRARGRVLMATVKGDVHDIGKNIVGVVLACNDYDVIDLGVMVPCEDILHKAREEKVDIIGLSGLITPSLDEMVHVAREMEREGFTTPLLIGGATTSSKHTSVKIAPQFRGSVLHVKDASRCVGVVDRLTRPDARDEFESQNRAVQEKERQAFAVRRERNLSTLAAARERKFATDWATVDIPTPEFLGTRTLADFPLAELVPFIDWSPFFMTWELKGKYPAILEDPTFGAEARDLFARARDLLDAILRDRSLRAHAVYGFFPANSEGDDVIVYTDDSRSEERCRLHFLRQQWERQGQRDFRCLADYIAPASSGRKDYLGAFALTAGDGIEQVVARFKREHDDYNVIMAEALADRLAEAFAESLHQRVRRDWGYGRNEALSREDLIAEKYRGIRPAAGYPSSPDHTEKATMWTLLDAEAAAKVRLTENFAMFPAASVSGLYFAHPEARYFAIDLVTREQVEDYAARKGISVHVAERWLAPNLGYDPD